A single region of the Cereibacter sphaeroides 2.4.1 genome encodes:
- a CDS encoding amino acid ABC transporter ATP-binding protein produces MSEAIERAIDRSHMQVSDEVAIQISQMNKWYGSFHVLRDVNMTVHKGERIVICGPSGSGKSTLIRCINRLEEHQSGQIVVDGIELTSDLKNIDKVRSEVGMVFQHFNLFPHLTILENCTLAPIWVRKTPKKEAEEVAMHYLKKVKIPEQAHKYPGQLSGGQQQRVAIARSLCMKPRIMLFDEPTSALDPEMIKEVLDTMIELAEEGMTMLCVTHEMGFAQAVANRVIFMDQGQIVEQNEPGEFFRNPKSERTKLFLSQILGH; encoded by the coding sequence ATGTCCGAAGCCATCGAACGCGCCATCGACCGCAGCCACATGCAGGTGAGCGACGAGGTCGCCATCCAGATCAGCCAGATGAACAAGTGGTACGGCAGTTTCCACGTCCTGCGCGACGTGAACATGACCGTCCACAAGGGCGAGCGGATCGTGATCTGCGGCCCCTCCGGCTCGGGGAAATCCACCCTGATCCGCTGCATCAACCGCCTCGAGGAGCACCAGTCCGGCCAGATCGTCGTGGACGGGATCGAGCTCACCTCGGACCTCAAGAACATCGACAAGGTGCGCTCCGAGGTCGGGATGGTGTTCCAGCACTTCAACCTCTTCCCGCATCTGACGATTCTGGAGAACTGCACCCTCGCGCCGATCTGGGTCCGCAAGACCCCGAAGAAGGAAGCCGAAGAGGTGGCGATGCACTACCTCAAGAAGGTCAAGATCCCCGAGCAGGCGCACAAATATCCGGGCCAGCTCTCGGGCGGGCAGCAGCAGCGGGTGGCGATCGCGCGCTCGCTCTGCATGAAACCCCGCATCATGCTCTTCGACGAGCCGACCTCGGCGCTCGACCCCGAGATGATCAAGGAGGTGCTCGACACGATGATCGAGCTGGCGGAAGAGGGGATGACCATGCTCTGCGTGACCCACGAGATGGGCTTCGCGCAGGCGGTGGCGAACCGGGTGATCTTCATGGACCAGGGCCAGATCGTCGAGCAGAACGAGCCGGGCGAGTTCTTCCGCAACCCGAAGTCGGAACGCACGAAGCTCTTCCTCAGCCAGATCCTCGGACACTGA
- a CDS encoding 2Fe-2S iron-sulfur cluster-binding protein, with protein MANITFTSPIMHGPKTVYAVAGDTKTILAVAEEHRIPIPFDCKDGNCASCLIEVTYEEPSLRKGITLTEKEKAKLRELGKITAQEIQDAEVLDLPPRYRLACQFIARDENVTVAFSGEPGGA; from the coding sequence ATGGCCAACATCACCTTCACCTCGCCGATCATGCACGGGCCCAAGACGGTCTATGCCGTGGCGGGCGACACCAAGACCATTCTCGCCGTCGCCGAGGAGCACCGGATCCCGATCCCGTTCGACTGCAAGGACGGCAACTGCGCGTCCTGCCTCATCGAAGTGACCTACGAGGAACCCTCGCTGCGCAAGGGCATCACGCTCACCGAGAAGGAGAAGGCCAAGCTGCGCGAGCTGGGCAAGATCACCGCACAGGAGATCCAGGATGCGGAGGTGCTCGACCTTCCGCCGCGCTACCGGCTGGCCTGCCAGTTCATCGCGCGCGACGAGAACGTGACGGTGGCCTTCTCCGGCGAGCCCGGCGGCGCCTGA
- a CDS encoding M24 family metallopeptidase, producing MERPENYRFHNGEKAALPFPPEEYEARLEGLRDLMELHSLDAVVLTSMHNVAYYSGFLYLSFGRPYACVVTPTDCVTVSAGIDAGQPWRRSVGDNITYTDWQRDNFWRTVAQVTGTGRAIGCEADHLTMVQAEKLNAFLRPSRGMDIAPGTMAQRMLKSPAEIALIRHGAQVADVGGYAIRDAIREGATELEIAMAGRDAMEREIAARFPEAEYRDSWVWFQSGPNTDGAHNPVTNRALRRGDILSLNCFPMISGYYTALERTLFLGEVDDASLKIWEANVAAHEYGISLLQPGASCADVTAKLNAFLEERDLLRYRTFGYGHSFGLLSHYYGREAGLELREDIETVLEPGMVISMEPMLTLGAGQPGAGGYREHDILVITEKGPENITGYPYGPGFNVVG from the coding sequence ATGGAACGTCCCGAAAACTACCGTTTCCACAATGGCGAGAAGGCCGCGCTGCCCTTCCCGCCCGAGGAATACGAGGCCCGGCTCGAGGGCCTGCGCGACCTGATGGAGCTGCATTCGCTCGACGCGGTCGTGCTGACCTCGATGCACAACGTGGCCTACTATTCCGGCTTCCTCTACCTGTCGTTCGGCCGCCCCTACGCCTGTGTGGTCACTCCCACCGACTGCGTCACGGTCAGTGCGGGCATCGATGCCGGTCAGCCCTGGCGGCGGAGCGTGGGCGACAACATCACCTACACCGACTGGCAGCGCGACAACTTCTGGCGGACGGTCGCGCAGGTCACCGGCACGGGCCGGGCCATCGGCTGCGAAGCGGACCATCTGACCATGGTGCAGGCCGAGAAGCTGAACGCCTTCCTTAGGCCCTCGCGCGGCATGGACATCGCCCCCGGCACGATGGCGCAGCGGATGCTGAAATCTCCCGCAGAGATCGCGCTCATCCGACACGGCGCGCAGGTGGCGGATGTGGGCGGTTACGCCATCCGCGACGCGATCCGCGAGGGCGCGACCGAGCTCGAGATCGCCATGGCGGGGCGCGACGCAATGGAGCGCGAGATCGCCGCCCGCTTCCCCGAGGCCGAATATCGCGACAGCTGGGTCTGGTTCCAGTCGGGCCCGAACACCGACGGTGCGCACAACCCGGTGACGAACCGGGCGCTCCGGCGCGGTGACATCCTCTCGCTCAACTGCTTTCCGATGATCTCGGGCTATTACACCGCGCTCGAACGCACGCTGTTTCTGGGCGAGGTGGACGATGCCAGCCTGAAGATCTGGGAGGCGAATGTCGCCGCCCATGAATATGGCATCTCGCTGCTTCAGCCGGGGGCCTCCTGTGCCGACGTGACGGCGAAGCTCAACGCCTTCCTCGAAGAGCGCGACCTCCTGCGCTACCGCACCTTCGGCTACGGCCATTCCTTCGGCCTGCTCTCGCACTACTACGGCCGCGAGGCGGGGCTGGAACTGCGCGAGGATATCGAGACGGTGCTCGAGCCCGGCATGGTGATCTCGATGGAGCCGATGCTGACGCTCGGCGCAGGCCAGCCCGGCGCGGGCGGCTACCGCGAGCACGACATCCTCGTCATCACCGAGAAGGGGCCCGAGAACATCACGGGCTATCCCTACGGCCCCGGCTTCAACGTGGTGGGCTGA
- a CDS encoding esterase-like activity of phytase family protein, with amino-acid sequence MSMKLAGMTSALALAAAAPVLAETSFNRIATFATTANMAAGEDTSRPTSAEIVSVSEDGLTLIYTDSPLGVVGLIDITDPEAPKPLGTIAMGGEPTTAVIAGARAYVAVNTSESYTAPSGKLVTVDLESRKEVASCDLGGQPDSVAKAPDGSFLAIAIENERDEEVNDGALPQMPAGFLVKLPLTEAGADCAALERIDLTGLAAIAPEDPEPEFVSVNEAGDIAVTLQENNEVVIVAADGTISHFPAGTVDLDGIDTKKDGRLSFTDRQEGRLREPDGIKWIGTDHLATANEGDWNGGARGWTIFSRDGQVVWEAGASLERAIAAIGHYPEHRSKSKGVEVESVEVASFGGTPLAFVASERASVVAVYDLTDPSAPRLLQILPSGISPEGVVAIPGRDLLVTANEADLREDGGAPAHVMIYRRGEGPAAYPTLTSEGSDPLIGWGALSALAADARTPGQLWAVSDSVYSMAPTIYRIDATATPARITEAIPVTRMGQPAQKLDLEGIATDGEGGFWLASEGNSAKLVPHAIYHVDGKGRIDEEIPFPAELLAGETRFGLEGIAKVGDVLWMAVQREWKDDPKGQVKLLAYDLGDESWGAVRYPLDAPAEGAWMGLSELTVHGDWAWLIERDNRVADAGAAKRLTRVALSDLKPAPLGSELPLVKKEVVRDLVPDLQRLNGYVPDKVEGFAIDAAGTGYFVTDNDGTDDASGETLFWSVDQLPE; translated from the coding sequence ATGTCCATGAAACTCGCCGGGATGACCTCGGCCCTTGCGCTGGCCGCGGCCGCGCCGGTGCTGGCAGAGACCAGCTTCAACCGCATCGCGACCTTCGCCACCACCGCCAACATGGCCGCGGGCGAGGACACGAGCCGCCCGACTTCGGCCGAGATCGTCTCGGTGTCCGAGGACGGACTGACGCTGATCTACACCGACAGCCCGCTGGGAGTGGTGGGCCTCATCGACATCACCGATCCCGAGGCGCCGAAGCCGCTCGGCACTATCGCCATGGGCGGAGAGCCCACCACGGCCGTGATCGCGGGTGCGCGCGCCTATGTCGCCGTCAATACCTCCGAGAGCTATACGGCGCCCTCGGGCAAGCTCGTGACCGTGGATCTCGAGAGCCGCAAGGAGGTGGCCTCCTGCGATCTCGGCGGCCAGCCCGACTCGGTCGCCAAGGCGCCGGACGGCTCGTTCCTCGCCATCGCCATCGAGAACGAGCGCGACGAGGAGGTGAACGACGGAGCCCTGCCGCAGATGCCCGCGGGATTCCTCGTGAAGCTGCCGCTGACCGAGGCGGGGGCCGACTGCGCGGCCCTCGAGCGGATCGATCTGACCGGCCTCGCCGCCATCGCGCCCGAGGATCCCGAGCCGGAGTTCGTCTCGGTCAACGAGGCCGGCGACATTGCCGTGACGCTGCAGGAGAACAACGAGGTGGTGATCGTCGCGGCCGACGGCACGATCAGCCATTTCCCGGCCGGCACGGTCGATCTCGACGGGATCGACACGAAGAAGGACGGCCGCCTCTCCTTCACCGACCGTCAGGAGGGCCGCCTGCGCGAGCCCGACGGGATCAAGTGGATCGGCACCGACCATCTCGCCACCGCCAACGAGGGCGACTGGAACGGCGGTGCGCGCGGCTGGACGATCTTCTCGCGCGACGGGCAGGTGGTCTGGGAGGCGGGCGCGAGCCTCGAGCGCGCCATCGCCGCCATCGGCCATTATCCCGAGCACCGGTCGAAGTCGAAGGGGGTCGAGGTGGAGTCGGTCGAGGTGGCGAGCTTCGGCGGCACGCCCCTCGCGTTCGTGGCCTCCGAGCGCGCCTCGGTGGTGGCGGTCTACGACCTGACCGATCCGTCGGCGCCGCGCCTCCTCCAGATCCTGCCTTCGGGCATCTCGCCGGAAGGCGTGGTGGCGATCCCCGGGCGCGACCTCCTCGTGACCGCGAACGAGGCCGACCTGCGCGAGGACGGCGGCGCGCCCGCCCATGTGATGATCTACCGGCGGGGCGAAGGCCCTGCGGCCTATCCCACCCTCACCTCCGAGGGCAGCGACCCGCTCATCGGCTGGGGCGCCCTGTCGGCGCTCGCCGCCGACGCCCGGACGCCGGGTCAGCTCTGGGCCGTCTCGGACAGCGTCTATTCGATGGCGCCCACGATCTACCGGATCGACGCGACCGCCACCCCCGCGCGCATCACGGAGGCGATCCCGGTCACGCGGATGGGCCAGCCCGCCCAGAAGCTCGACCTCGAAGGGATCGCGACCGATGGCGAGGGCGGCTTCTGGCTCGCCTCCGAGGGCAACAGTGCCAAGCTCGTGCCCCACGCGATCTACCATGTCGACGGCAAGGGCCGGATCGACGAGGAGATCCCGTTTCCGGCCGAGCTTCTGGCGGGCGAGACCCGCTTCGGCCTCGAGGGGATCGCGAAGGTGGGCGACGTGCTCTGGATGGCCGTGCAGCGCGAGTGGAAGGACGATCCGAAGGGGCAGGTGAAGCTTCTGGCCTACGACCTCGGAGATGAAAGCTGGGGCGCCGTGCGCTACCCGCTCGACGCGCCGGCGGAAGGTGCCTGGATGGGGCTGTCGGAGCTGACCGTCCACGGCGACTGGGCCTGGCTCATCGAGCGCGACAACCGGGTGGCCGACGCGGGGGCGGCGAAGCGTCTGACCCGCGTGGCCCTGTCGGACCTGAAGCCCGCGCCGCTCGGCTCGGAGCTGCCGCTGGTGAAGAAGGAGGTCGTCCGCGATCTGGTGCCCGATCTTCAGCGGCTGAACGGCTATGTCCCCGACAAGGTCGAAGGCTTCGCCATCGATGCGGCGGGCACGGGCTATTTCGTCACCGACAATGACGGCACCGACGATGCCTCGGGCGAGACCCTGTTCTGGAGCGTGGATCAGCTTCCGGAATGA
- a CDS encoding L,D-transpeptidase translates to MRHVRSIGFPAPPDGLIVTSRILSYALMALLPFLAACAQAPAPETPKEHPLYPGIQDGEFFIEPVPTRYLTPDTVRQEVAYNGPEKPGTIVVDTFARRLYYVTEEGRAMRYAIAVGRAGLAFRGNAKVQRKREWPSWQPTANMIRTQPEMYAPYAAGLPGGLQNPLGARALYLYRGGRDTMFRIHGTVQNASIGHATSAGCIRLFNQDAIDLYGRVNLGTPVKVRTEAESLALEGQFHDDRYGRIAPGPAEPLTEEERILLSGVPAQTR, encoded by the coding sequence GTGCGCCATGTCCGATCGATCGGATTTCCCGCCCCTCCAGATGGATTGATCGTGACCAGCCGCATTCTCTCATACGCGCTGATGGCGCTGCTACCGTTCCTCGCCGCCTGCGCGCAGGCGCCGGCCCCCGAGACGCCGAAGGAGCATCCGCTCTATCCCGGCATCCAGGATGGCGAGTTCTTCATCGAGCCGGTGCCCACGCGGTATCTGACGCCCGACACGGTGCGGCAGGAGGTGGCCTACAACGGCCCCGAGAAGCCGGGCACCATCGTCGTCGATACGTTCGCGCGGCGGCTCTATTATGTGACGGAAGAGGGCCGCGCCATGCGCTATGCCATCGCCGTCGGCCGGGCGGGCCTCGCCTTCCGCGGCAATGCCAAGGTGCAGCGCAAGCGCGAGTGGCCCTCATGGCAGCCCACGGCCAACATGATCCGCACCCAGCCCGAGATGTATGCGCCCTATGCGGCGGGCCTGCCCGGCGGGCTCCAGAACCCGCTCGGCGCGCGGGCGCTCTATCTCTACCGCGGCGGGCGGGACACGATGTTCCGCATTCATGGCACAGTGCAGAATGCCTCCATCGGGCACGCCACCTCGGCGGGCTGCATCCGGCTGTTCAACCAGGATGCGATCGACCTCTACGGTCGCGTGAACCTCGGCACCCCGGTCAAGGTCCGCACCGAGGCGGAGTCGCTCGCGCTCGAGGGGCAGTTCCACGACGACCGCTACGGCCGCATCGCGCCGGGCCCGGCCGAGCCGCTGACCGAGGAGGAGCGCATCCTTCTGTCGGGCGTGCCGGCCCAGACGCGCTGA
- a CDS encoding cupin domain-containing protein, giving the protein MSHLIRLSREAVAPEIERPAPDRLIAGDPVHTTWNLEERDGLFCGIWQSTPGKWRVRYEEWEYIRILEGHSILTSAAGEAVTLRAGDSWIIRPGFEGTWEVIETTVKDYVIRL; this is encoded by the coding sequence ATGAGCCACCTGATCCGCCTGAGCCGCGAGGCCGTTGCCCCCGAGATCGAGCGCCCCGCCCCCGACCGGCTGATCGCGGGCGATCCGGTCCATACGACCTGGAACCTCGAGGAGCGCGACGGCCTCTTCTGCGGCATCTGGCAATCGACGCCGGGCAAGTGGCGCGTGCGCTACGAGGAATGGGAATATATCCGCATCCTCGAGGGACACTCGATCCTGACCTCGGCCGCGGGCGAGGCGGTGACGCTGCGGGCGGGCGACAGCTGGATCATCCGGCCCGGCTTCGAGGGCACCTGGGAAGTGATCGAGACGACGGTCAAGGATTACGTCATCCGTCTCTGA
- the panB gene encoding 3-methyl-2-oxobutanoate hydroxymethyltransferase produces MSVNSPVRPVMAADILARKGGEPIVCLTAYTTPMARLVDAHCDLTLVGDSLGMVVHGLPTTLGVTMEMMILHGQAVARGTSRSMLVVDMPFGSYEESPAQAFANARRLMAETGCAAVKLEGGQHMAETIRFLVARGVPVMAHIGLTPQAVNALGGYKVQGRGADAERVMEDAIAVAEAGAFSVVLEKVPDGLSQRITQRIAIPTIGIGASAHCDGQVLVLDDMLGLFADFRPKFVKRYGELGASADEAIATYAAEVRARRFPAPEHVFADELKGKAQ; encoded by the coding sequence ATGAGCGTGAACAGTCCCGTCCGCCCGGTCATGGCGGCCGACATCCTGGCGCGGAAGGGGGGCGAGCCCATCGTCTGCCTGACCGCCTACACCACGCCCATGGCGCGGCTGGTGGATGCGCACTGCGACCTCACGCTGGTGGGCGACAGCCTCGGCATGGTGGTTCACGGCCTGCCCACCACGCTCGGCGTGACCATGGAGATGATGATCCTGCACGGGCAGGCGGTGGCGCGCGGCACCTCGCGCTCGATGCTGGTGGTCGACATGCCCTTCGGCAGCTACGAGGAGAGCCCCGCGCAGGCCTTCGCCAATGCGCGCCGCCTGATGGCCGAGACGGGCTGCGCCGCGGTGAAGCTCGAGGGCGGCCAGCACATGGCCGAAACGATCCGCTTCCTCGTCGCGCGCGGCGTGCCGGTCATGGCCCATATCGGGCTCACGCCGCAGGCGGTGAATGCGCTCGGCGGCTACAAGGTGCAGGGCCGCGGCGCCGATGCCGAGCGGGTGATGGAGGATGCCATCGCCGTGGCCGAGGCCGGGGCCTTCTCGGTCGTGCTCGAGAAGGTGCCGGACGGACTGTCGCAGCGCATCACCCAGCGCATCGCGATCCCCACCATCGGCATCGGGGCCTCGGCCCACTGCGATGGGCAGGTGCTGGTGCTCGACGACATGCTGGGGCTCTTCGCCGACTTCCGGCCGAAGTTCGTCAAGCGGTACGGCGAGCTCGGCGCCTCCGCCGACGAGGCCATCGCCACTTATGCGGCCGAGGTCCGGGCCCGGCGCTTCCCCGCACCCGAACATGTCTTCGCCGACGAGCTGAAGGGAAAGGCGCAGTGA
- the panC gene encoding pantoate--beta-alanine ligase: MPPVLRTVAELRARVSDWKAAGETVGVVPTMGALHEGHLSLARRARAACDRVIVTIFVNPRQFNNPADLEKYPRTEAQDAALLASVGVDAVFAPGPEEVYPRGFATNVSVSGVSEPLEGAHRPGHFDGVATVVAKLFGMTRADRAFFGEKDWQQLMVVQRLVADLNIPVTIEGCATVREADGLALSSRNRRLSVEGRARAPALVRAMQAAAEAMRGGRAIPEALAEARAAVLAAGFETVDYLELRTADLLLPMERLQGEGRLLAAATLDGVRLIDNIPV, encoded by the coding sequence ATGCCTCCGGTCCTTCGGACGGTGGCCGAGCTGCGCGCCCGGGTCTCGGACTGGAAGGCCGCGGGCGAGACGGTGGGGGTCGTTCCCACCATGGGCGCGCTGCACGAGGGGCATTTGAGCCTCGCCCGCCGCGCCCGGGCCGCCTGCGACCGCGTGATCGTCACGATCTTCGTGAACCCCAGGCAATTCAACAATCCCGCGGATCTTGAGAAATATCCCCGGACAGAGGCGCAGGACGCGGCGCTTCTGGCCTCCGTGGGGGTCGATGCGGTCTTCGCGCCCGGACCGGAGGAGGTCTATCCGCGGGGCTTCGCCACCAATGTCTCGGTCTCGGGCGTGAGCGAGCCGCTCGAAGGCGCGCACCGGCCGGGTCATTTCGACGGGGTGGCGACGGTGGTCGCGAAGCTCTTCGGCATGACGCGGGCGGATCGCGCCTTCTTCGGCGAGAAGGACTGGCAGCAGCTGATGGTCGTGCAGCGGCTGGTGGCGGATCTGAACATTCCCGTCACGATCGAGGGCTGCGCCACCGTGCGCGAGGCCGACGGGCTGGCGCTCTCGTCCCGCAACCGGCGCCTGTCGGTCGAGGGGCGGGCCCGGGCACCGGCGCTGGTGCGTGCGATGCAGGCTGCCGCCGAAGCGATGCGCGGGGGCCGGGCCATCCCCGAGGCGCTTGCCGAGGCCCGCGCGGCGGTGCTGGCCGCGGGCTTCGAGACGGTGGATTATCTCGAGCTGCGCACGGCCGACCTTCTCCTGCCGATGGAGCGGCTTCAGGGCGAGGGCCGGCTCCTCGCTGCGGCGACCCTCGATGGCGTGCGGCTGATCGACAATATTCCCGTCTGA
- a CDS encoding acetylornithine deacetylase/succinyl-diaminopimelate desuccinylase family protein: protein MDDRRLIAEVEARRADLVALTQDLVRIPTLNPPGRNYRALCDMLAARLAPQFEVELVRAHGAPGDSETYPRWNLIARRQGARDGDCVHFNSHHDVVEVGHGWTRDPFGAEVEGDRLYGRGACDMKGGLAASVIAAEAFLAVCPDFAGSIEISATADEESGGFGGVAYLARQGRFAHVQHVLIPEPLHKDRICLGHRGVWWAEVETQGRIAHGSMPFLGDSAIRHMGALLAEIEERLYPLLATRTTAMPVTPEGARQSTLNINSIHGGEPEPEPGYTGLPAPCVADRCRIVIDRRFLIEEDLDEVKAELRALAERLAEARPGFAFEIRDLFEVRPTLTDRDAPVVRSTAAAIERVLARQAEYVVSPGTYDQKHIDRIGKLKNCIAYGPGLLHLAHQPDEWVGIADMVDSAKVMALVLADLLAPE, encoded by the coding sequence ATGGATGACCGCCGCCTCATCGCCGAAGTCGAGGCCCGCCGCGCCGATCTGGTGGCGCTGACGCAGGATCTCGTGCGCATTCCCACACTGAACCCGCCGGGGCGGAACTACCGCGCGCTCTGCGACATGCTGGCGGCCCGTCTCGCGCCGCAGTTCGAGGTCGAGCTGGTGCGGGCCCACGGCGCGCCCGGCGATTCCGAGACCTATCCGCGCTGGAACCTGATCGCCCGGCGGCAGGGCGCGCGGGACGGCGACTGCGTGCATTTCAACTCGCATCACGACGTGGTCGAGGTGGGCCACGGCTGGACGCGCGACCCGTTCGGGGCCGAGGTCGAGGGCGACCGGCTCTACGGACGCGGCGCCTGCGACATGAAGGGCGGTCTCGCGGCCTCGGTGATCGCGGCCGAGGCCTTCCTTGCCGTCTGCCCGGATTTCGCCGGCAGCATCGAGATCTCGGCCACCGCCGACGAGGAGTCGGGCGGCTTCGGCGGCGTGGCCTATCTGGCCCGGCAGGGCCGTTTCGCCCATGTCCAGCATGTGCTGATCCCCGAACCCTTGCACAAGGACCGGATCTGCCTCGGCCATCGCGGCGTCTGGTGGGCCGAGGTCGAGACGCAGGGGCGCATCGCCCATGGCTCGATGCCCTTCCTCGGCGACAGCGCGATCCGGCACATGGGCGCGCTTCTGGCCGAGATCGAGGAGCGGCTCTATCCGCTTTTGGCCACTCGCACCACCGCCATGCCGGTGACGCCCGAGGGGGCGCGGCAATCCACGCTCAACATCAATTCGATCCACGGCGGCGAGCCCGAGCCCGAGCCGGGCTACACCGGCCTGCCCGCGCCCTGCGTGGCCGACCGCTGCCGCATCGTGATCGACCGCCGCTTCCTGATCGAGGAGGATCTGGACGAGGTGAAGGCCGAGCTGCGCGCCCTGGCCGAGCGGCTGGCCGAGGCGCGGCCGGGCTTCGCCTTCGAGATCCGCGACCTGTTCGAGGTGCGCCCCACCCTCACCGACCGCGACGCGCCGGTGGTGCGCTCGACCGCCGCCGCCATCGAGCGCGTTCTGGCGCGGCAGGCGGAATATGTGGTCTCGCCCGGCACCTACGATCAGAAGCACATCGACCGGATCGGCAAGCTGAAGAACTGCATCGCCTATGGGCCGGGGCTGCTGCATCTGGCGCACCAGCCGGACGAATGGGTGGGCATCGCGGACATGGTCGACAGCGCGAAGGTCATGGCGCTGGTGCTGGCGGATCTGCTCGCCCCCGAGTGA
- a CDS encoding DUF1523 family protein has protein sequence MRYLKWTVPAVAALLVISFLHYTLPRHDVVRIVGTNTQRMDLGENAFFFASPDAGTNTATAGNRDIKFINAVRPNGKTIVYRNEDTGWGWPPYFKVNSFDIQAKATDLTSTEAEPKWVVVTRYGWRNQLFTTFPNAVKLREVASPEVTVIPWFNIFFFVALGGLAILARGMWMQFRERTIDPALEDMGDAWDRESGLARKRTRTNVGRFKAWMRSLRS, from the coding sequence ATGCGTTATCTGAAGTGGACGGTTCCAGCGGTTGCGGCGCTTCTGGTGATTTCCTTCCTGCACTACACCCTGCCCCGTCATGACGTGGTGCGGATCGTGGGCACCAACACGCAGCGGATGGATCTGGGCGAGAACGCCTTCTTCTTCGCGTCGCCCGATGCGGGGACCAACACCGCCACGGCGGGCAACCGCGATATCAAGTTCATCAACGCCGTGCGTCCGAACGGCAAGACAATCGTCTATCGCAACGAGGATACCGGCTGGGGCTGGCCGCCTTACTTCAAGGTGAACAGCTTCGACATTCAGGCGAAGGCGACCGACCTCACCTCGACCGAGGCCGAGCCGAAATGGGTGGTGGTCACGCGCTACGGCTGGCGCAACCAGCTTTTCACCACTTTCCCGAACGCGGTGAAGCTGCGCGAGGTCGCAAGCCCCGAGGTCACCGTGATCCCGTGGTTCAACATCTTCTTCTTCGTGGCGCTGGGCGGGCTTGCCATCCTTGCCCGCGGCATGTGGATGCAGTTCCGCGAGCGCACTATCGACCCGGCGCTCGAGGACATGGGCGATGCCTGGGACCGCGAGTCGGGCCTGGCCCGCAAGCGCACCCGCACCAATGTGGGCCGCTTCAAGGCCTGGATGCGCTCGCTGCGGAGCTGA